A single window of Fischerella sp. PCC 9605 DNA harbors:
- a CDS encoding thioredoxin domain-containing protein: MTNRLAEAKSLYLRKHAENPIDWWPWCDEALATAKAQNKPIFLSIGYSSCHWCTVMEGEAFSDPAIAEYMNANFIPIKVDREERPDLDSIYMQALQMMSGQGGWPLNAFLSPDDLVPFYAGTYFPVDPRYGRPGFLQVLQAIRRYYDTEKQDLRDRKAVILESLLTSAVLKLEGETQAQDRELLRQGWETSTGIVTPNQYGNSFPMIPYAELALRGTRLSLPGSTWERESKYDAKEICTQRGLDLALGGIYDHVGGGFHRYTVDPTWTVPHFEKMLYDNGQIVEYLANLWSAGVQEPAFKRAIAGTVEWLKREMTAPEGYFYAAQDADSFTTTEEAEPEEGAFYVWNYSELEQLLTPEELTELQQAFTVTANGNFEGKNVLQRRQAGELSETIETALKKLFVARYGNTPESLTIFPPARNNQEAKTSNWPGRIPSVTDTKMIVAWNSLMISGLARAYAVFRQPSYLELATTAANFILNNQFVNGRFHRLNYENQPTVLAQSEDYAFFIKALLDLHQASPLIGNEFSVTQYSPSFWLERAIALQEEFDEYLWSVELGGYFNTPSDASQDLIVRERSYADNATPSANGVAIANLVRLALLTDNLHYLDLAEQGLKAFRSVMSRAAQACPSLFAALDWYSNCTLIRTTTEQIYSLNSQYLPSTVFAVASSLPEGSVGLVCQGLKCLPAAESVEQMLQQVRQSQTRG; encoded by the coding sequence ATGACTAATCGCCTTGCTGAAGCAAAGAGTCTCTACCTCCGGAAACACGCCGAAAATCCAATAGATTGGTGGCCTTGGTGCGATGAAGCACTCGCAACCGCAAAGGCACAAAATAAACCTATCTTTCTCTCAATTGGCTACTCCAGTTGCCACTGGTGTACTGTCATGGAAGGAGAGGCGTTTTCCGATCCGGCTATTGCCGAGTACATGAATGCTAATTTTATTCCGATTAAAGTAGATAGGGAAGAAAGACCTGACCTCGACAGCATTTACATGCAAGCTTTACAGATGATGAGCGGTCAGGGAGGTTGGCCTTTAAACGCTTTTCTGTCTCCAGATGATTTAGTACCGTTTTACGCTGGTACTTACTTCCCAGTCGATCCACGCTACGGCCGTCCTGGTTTTTTACAAGTTTTACAAGCGATTCGCCGTTACTACGATACAGAAAAACAAGACTTGCGCGATCGCAAAGCAGTAATTTTAGAGTCGCTTCTCACCTCTGCGGTATTGAAATTAGAAGGTGAAACACAAGCTCAAGATCGGGAGTTATTACGGCAAGGCTGGGAAACCAGCACCGGTATCGTTACTCCCAATCAATACGGTAATAGTTTCCCAATGATTCCCTACGCAGAATTAGCTTTGCGGGGAACGCGATTGTCGTTGCCTGGTTCTACCTGGGAACGCGAATCAAAATATGATGCTAAGGAAATTTGTACTCAACGGGGGCTAGACCTAGCATTAGGTGGTATTTACGACCATGTCGGGGGAGGCTTTCACCGCTATACCGTTGACCCCACCTGGACAGTACCGCATTTTGAAAAGATGCTCTACGACAATGGTCAAATTGTCGAGTATCTGGCGAATCTTTGGAGTGCAGGCGTGCAGGAGCCAGCTTTCAAAAGAGCGATCGCTGGTACTGTAGAATGGCTAAAAAGAGAAATGACCGCGCCGGAAGGTTATTTCTATGCGGCTCAAGATGCCGATAGTTTCACAACTACTGAGGAAGCAGAGCCTGAAGAAGGAGCATTTTACGTCTGGAATTACAGCGAACTAGAACAACTGCTCACTCCCGAAGAACTAACGGAATTGCAACAAGCGTTTACAGTCACCGCTAACGGTAACTTTGAAGGTAAGAATGTGTTGCAAAGGCGTCAAGCTGGTGAACTCAGCGAAACGATAGAAACAGCACTGAAAAAATTGTTTGTTGCACGTTACGGTAATACTCCTGAATCACTAACAATTTTCCCCCCTGCTCGTAACAACCAAGAAGCAAAAACAAGCAACTGGCCAGGTCGCATTCCCTCAGTAACAGATACCAAAATGATCGTCGCCTGGAATAGCTTGATGATTTCTGGATTGGCAAGGGCGTACGCTGTTTTTCGACAACCTTCTTATTTGGAACTAGCAACAACAGCAGCGAATTTCATCCTGAATAATCAGTTTGTGAATGGGCGTTTCCACCGACTCAATTATGAAAATCAACCAACCGTACTAGCCCAATCTGAAGACTACGCCTTTTTTATTAAAGCGCTCTTGGATTTGCACCAAGCTTCGCCCTTAATCGGGAATGAGTTTTCTGTTACTCAGTACTCCCCCTCTTTTTGGTTGGAACGTGCGATCGCTCTCCAAGAAGAATTTGACGAATACCTTTGGAGTGTAGAATTAGGAGGATATTTTAATACACCTAGTGACGCAAGTCAAGATTTAATCGTGCGAGAGCGCAGTTATGCAGATAATGCCACACCGTCTGCGAATGGAGTAGCAATTGCCAATCTTGTGCGGCTGGCTCTGCTCACGGATAATCTGCATTATTTGGATTTAGCCGAGCAAGGCTTAAAAGCATTTCGCTCTGTGATGAGTCGTGCTGCTCAAGCGTGTCCGAGTTTGTTTGCAGCCTTAGATTGGTATAGCAACTGTACTTTGATTCGCACCACAACTGAGCAGATATACTCGCTAAATTCCCAGTATTTACCGAGTACTGTGTTTGCAGTAGCATCAAGTTTACCAGAAGGTAGTGTTGGGTTAGTCTGCCAAGGTTTGAAATGTCTGCCAGCAGCCGAAAGTGTAGAGCAGATGTTGCAGCAAGTGCGGCAAAGCCAGACGAGGGGATAA
- the clpP gene encoding ATP-dependent Clp endopeptidase proteolytic subunit ClpP encodes MIPIVIEQSGRGERAFDIYSRLLRERIIFLGQQIDDNVANLVVAQLLFLDAEDPEKDIYMYINSPGGSVYAGLGIFDTMKHIRPDVCTICTGLAASMGAFLLSAGAKGKRMSLPHSRIMIHQPLGGARGQATDIEIQAREILYLKQQLNQYLAEHTDQPLEKIAVDTDRDFFMSPEEAKDYGLIDQVIDRHAAGSRPMAVV; translated from the coding sequence ATGATTCCTATCGTTATTGAACAATCGGGTCGTGGCGAACGCGCCTTTGACATTTACTCACGGCTGTTGCGTGAGCGTATTATCTTTTTGGGACAACAGATTGATGACAACGTAGCTAACTTGGTTGTTGCCCAACTGCTATTTCTAGATGCTGAAGATCCAGAGAAAGACATATATATGTATATCAATTCTCCTGGCGGCTCTGTTTATGCAGGATTGGGCATTTTTGATACGATGAAGCACATCCGCCCGGATGTCTGTACCATCTGTACCGGACTGGCAGCGAGTATGGGTGCTTTCCTCCTCAGTGCGGGCGCTAAGGGTAAACGGATGAGTCTTCCCCATTCTCGGATTATGATTCACCAACCTCTGGGCGGCGCTCGGGGGCAAGCAACTGATATTGAAATTCAAGCCCGCGAAATTCTCTATCTGAAGCAGCAGCTAAATCAGTATCTAGCTGAACATACCGATCAGCCCTTGGAAAAAATTGCCGTCGATACTGACAGGGACTTTTTTATGTCGCCTGAAGAAGCCAAAGATTACGGCTTAATTGACCAAGTTATTGACCGTCATGCTGCCGGTAGCCGTCCGATGGCGGTAGTGTAG
- the ilvN gene encoding acetolactate synthase small subunit, with amino-acid sequence MKHTLSVLVEDEAGVLSRISGLFARRGFNIESLAVGPAEQSGISRITMVVPGDDRVIEQLTKQLYKLINVLKVQDITEIPCVERELMLLKVNATSTTRSEIVEIAQIFRARVVDVAEDSLTLEVVGDPGKMVAIVQVLQKFGLREIARTGKIALTRESGVNTELLKSLEAKV; translated from the coding sequence ATGAAACATACCCTTTCAGTACTAGTAGAAGATGAAGCGGGTGTTCTGTCCCGCATTTCTGGTTTATTTGCCCGTCGTGGCTTTAATATTGAAAGCCTTGCTGTTGGCCCAGCAGAACAGTCAGGAATTTCCCGCATCACGATGGTTGTACCAGGTGACGATCGCGTCATTGAGCAACTCACCAAGCAACTATACAAGCTTATTAATGTCCTGAAAGTACAGGACATTACCGAAATTCCTTGTGTAGAACGCGAATTGATGCTGCTGAAGGTGAATGCGACTAGCACCACCCGTTCAGAAATAGTCGAGATAGCGCAAATTTTCCGGGCGCGAGTGGTAGACGTAGCGGAAGATTCTCTCACCTTAGAAGTTGTCGGCGATCCCGGTAAGATGGTGGCGATCGTGCAGGTACTGCAAAAATTTGGTCTGAGAGAAATCGCTCGCACTGGTAAAATTGCTCTGACTCGTGAGTCAGGGGTGAATACAGAGTTGCTAAAATCTTTGGAAGCAAAGGTTTAG
- a CDS encoding molybdenum cofactor guanylyltransferase, with protein sequence MTNDQLTAIVLAGGKSTRMGRDKALIPIQDVPLLQRICQIAETCADKVYVVTPWQERYQHLLPPKSQFIQELPLPGETGNEPKTHGPLVGFAQGLAQVETDWVLLLACDLPRLRVEVLQEWVAGLEQVPEEAIAALVYRNNRWEPLCGFYRRRCLPGLNKYIEQGGRSFQQWLKLYSVQVLSLPDPEMLLNLNNPNLLG encoded by the coding sequence ATGACTAATGACCAATTAACTGCCATCGTGTTAGCAGGGGGTAAGAGTACGCGTATGGGCAGGGATAAAGCCCTGATTCCCATTCAAGATGTCCCTCTTTTGCAACGAATCTGTCAGATTGCTGAGACTTGTGCTGACAAAGTTTACGTAGTTACTCCTTGGCAGGAACGGTATCAACACTTGCTACCGCCCAAAAGCCAGTTTATTCAGGAATTGCCTTTACCTGGAGAAACTGGCAATGAGCCAAAAACACACGGGCCACTGGTGGGGTTTGCCCAAGGACTGGCGCAAGTAGAAACCGATTGGGTGCTGCTGTTAGCTTGCGACTTGCCCAGGTTGCGGGTTGAGGTGTTGCAGGAATGGGTAGCTGGACTTGAGCAAGTACCCGAAGAAGCGATCGCAGCTCTAGTTTATAGAAATAATAGATGGGAACCCTTGTGTGGTTTCTATCGCCGTCGCTGTTTACCAGGATTAAATAAGTATATCGAGCAGGGAGGGCGATCGTTTCAGCAGTGGTTGAAGCTGTATTCCGTGCAAGTATTATCTTTGCCCGATCCCGAAATGCTCTTGAATTTGAATAACCCCAACCTCCTAGGGTGA